A single region of the Saprospiraceae bacterium genome encodes:
- a CDS encoding DUF4197 domain-containing protein codes for MIKQSTLLLLAFFAISSLQAQGLKGMLNKAKQQLTGSDDSGEVGMGLKEALNNGVGEAVSFLSAEDGYYKSAYKILLPEDVKNVTSKLKAVPGFANVEDDLIEKMNRAAEDAAEKAKPIFVDAIKQLTFKDAMNLLMGEKDAATRYLESSTFEQLYGAFKPVIVESLDKVNAREYWRNAVTAYNKIPFVKKTNPELDDYVTRQALGGMFGLVEKKELEIRDNPAMRTTELLQKVFARQDK; via the coding sequence ATGATTAAGCAATCAACATTATTACTTTTGGCTTTTTTCGCTATTTCAAGCCTGCAAGCGCAAGGACTAAAAGGCATGCTCAATAAAGCCAAACAACAATTGACGGGCTCAGATGATAGCGGAGAGGTAGGCATGGGCCTAAAAGAAGCACTCAATAACGGTGTAGGAGAAGCCGTTAGTTTCCTTTCAGCAGAAGACGGGTATTATAAAAGTGCCTATAAAATTTTGCTGCCCGAAGATGTGAAAAATGTAACCAGCAAATTGAAGGCCGTCCCCGGATTTGCCAACGTCGAAGACGATTTGATTGAGAAAATGAACCGCGCCGCCGAAGATGCTGCCGAAAAAGCAAAACCTATCTTCGTTGATGCTATCAAACAATTGACCTTCAAGGATGCTATGAATTTGCTGATGGGTGAAAAAGATGCGGCAACGCGTTACCTGGAAAGCAGCACTTTTGAACAACTTTATGGTGCCTTCAAACCAGTCATTGTGGAGTCTTTAGACAAAGTAAATGCCCGGGAATATTGGCGCAATGCCGTTACCGCCTATAATAAAATCCCATTCGTTAAAAAAACGAATCCGGAATTAGACGATTATGTTACCCGCCAGGCATTAGGTGGCATGTTTGGATTGGTCGAGAAAAAAGAACTCGAAATTCGCGACAATCCAGCTATGCGAACCACCGAACTACTCCAGAAAGTCTTTGCCAGACAGGATAAGTAA
- a CDS encoding DUF2279 domain-containing protein gives MQTFHPKFCYLLLSFVCFPFFSFGQSNTDLSLLEPADSFHSTRFWTCAIGGGLVYSGFSIALYESWYKDYELVPFHTFDDLGEWRNMDKMGHFFTAAMESRLSFGGAMWTGMDRRKAMWTGAGVGFLLQTTVEVMDGFSEKWGFSWADVGFNTLGVGFFVGQEIAWQEQRITLKVSHTRPNYNNEPVPSANGLAFSSPQQRANELYGTGFFETFLKDYNGMTIWASFNLHSFLPPNKQTGHFPKWLNLAIGYGVDGLYGGYGNTWTDEAGNAFTLAEDAFPRSTQFYLSLDIDLTRIPTKHRWLKTAFNALHWIKIPAPTLEINTLGKVRGYGMYW, from the coding sequence ATGCAAACATTCCATCCCAAATTTTGCTACCTGTTACTTTCTTTTGTATGCTTCCCGTTCTTCTCTTTCGGCCAATCGAACACCGACTTATCCTTACTCGAACCAGCAGACTCCTTCCATTCCACTCGATTCTGGACCTGCGCCATTGGCGGTGGATTGGTTTATAGTGGTTTTTCTATTGCCCTTTATGAAAGTTGGTACAAGGACTATGAATTGGTCCCTTTCCATACTTTTGATGACCTGGGCGAGTGGCGAAACATGGATAAAATGGGGCATTTTTTTACCGCTGCCATGGAAAGCCGCCTCTCCTTTGGTGGAGCCATGTGGACGGGAATGGATCGTCGAAAAGCTATGTGGACTGGTGCTGGCGTAGGCTTCCTTTTACAAACGACCGTAGAAGTCATGGATGGTTTTTCCGAAAAGTGGGGCTTTTCCTGGGCTGATGTAGGTTTTAACACCTTGGGTGTTGGCTTTTTTGTAGGCCAGGAAATTGCATGGCAAGAACAACGCATCACCTTGAAAGTCTCCCATACCCGACCTAATTACAACAATGAGCCTGTTCCTTCTGCCAATGGCCTGGCCTTCAGCTCTCCTCAACAACGAGCCAATGAATTATACGGAACTGGCTTTTTTGAGACCTTTTTAAAGGATTACAACGGTATGACTATTTGGGCCTCTTTTAATCTCCACTCCTTCCTTCCCCCAAATAAACAAACAGGCCACTTTCCCAAATGGCTCAACCTCGCCATCGGCTATGGCGTCGATGGCCTCTATGGCGGCTATGGCAATACCTGGACCGATGAGGCAGGCAACGCCTTCACCTTGGCAGAGGACGCCTTCCCCCGCTCAACCCAATTCTACCTATCCCTAGACATTGATTTGACCCGCATCCCAACCAAACATCGGTGGCTAAAAACAGCTTTTAATGCTTTGCATTGGATAAAAATCCCAGCACCCACTTTGGAAATAAATACCCTGGGCAAGGTCCGAGGGTACGGGATGTATTGGTAG
- a CDS encoding DUF4386 family protein, protein MINDKSSLFTLGGIAGIFAGLLILAFAIISESKGVLFVQEALSGGSIENWLKNIIANSSAAKFLIILPILGFSSMLVLGITLHQITPEISWQKNLSIAGYMIGVPVVVSAFVAHLSLINELIQLSAQSSELGSNLELYATFAFHRWMVINDFVGPFFIIIIGHTLIAWAAYKSTILPKWMMFWAVFNGSLLLLSFLYPIFPVLVFGGIGGPLSMLWLIVLGVILLRKTKANN, encoded by the coding sequence ATGATAAATGACAAATCAAGCCTTTTTACCTTAGGTGGCATCGCAGGAATTTTTGCAGGACTGCTTATTCTAGCATTTGCCATTATTTCAGAAAGTAAAGGCGTTCTCTTCGTTCAAGAAGCACTTTCAGGCGGCTCAATTGAAAACTGGTTGAAAAACATTATTGCAAACAGCAGTGCGGCAAAATTCTTAATCATTTTACCAATCCTTGGATTTTCTTCTATGCTCGTATTAGGCATTACATTGCATCAAATAACGCCTGAAATAAGTTGGCAAAAGAATCTGTCTATAGCAGGTTATATGATTGGCGTTCCTGTGGTTGTTTCTGCTTTTGTTGCTCATTTAAGCCTTATAAATGAGCTAATTCAACTTTCGGCTCAATCATCTGAATTGGGTTCTAACCTTGAATTATATGCAACCTTTGCGTTCCATCGATGGATGGTAATAAATGACTTCGTTGGTCCATTTTTTATTATAATTATAGGTCATACATTGATAGCATGGGCAGCTTATAAATCAACAATCCTTCCCAAATGGATGATGTTTTGGGCTGTGTTTAATGGAAGTTTGCTACTACTGAGTTTTCTTTATCCTATTTTCCCTGTTTTAGTATTTGGCGGAATTGGAGGTCCATTAAGTATGTTGTGGCTAATTGTATTAGGTGTAATTCTATTAAGGAAAACTAAAGCGAATAACTAA
- a CDS encoding PQQ-dependent sugar dehydrogenase, with amino-acid sequence MFTRLCVGILAVVLIACEQTGPLPQAPAPYKSVILDSLAHPWSMAFINDHEAFMTEKEGDLLRVDLSHQLKYRIKGFPQDLFRPLVLDVSKYPPRIYPNSLDGQMISGNAGILDVILHPDFDKNAQLFVSYVSAINETYALKVIRAIVVNDSLSDIKTILNPGPYVPGVWHFGGGLCIQDSCLYITVGERLFFENLKIGLPIAQDTKDARGAIYRVLLDGSIPADNPELGIGAVPGMYAFGIRAAQGITPRPGTHEIWFSEHGTNQGDEINLLQPGANYGWPNKTTGTWRSADYVPDALPNPTYTAPQHYWLQTVAPTGLSFYIGSEFPSWQGNLLVPGLSRGSLWRLVLNGPIVVSAEELFLDDHVRLRKVIQSPGGQLYILTDEDNGKLIQIKNKSHDN; translated from the coding sequence ATGTTCACAAGACTGTGCGTTGGCATCCTTGCCGTTGTACTAATAGCTTGCGAACAGACTGGGCCGCTACCCCAAGCACCGGCTCCGTACAAATCAGTCATTCTCGACAGCCTGGCCCATCCATGGAGCATGGCTTTTATCAATGACCACGAGGCATTTATGACCGAAAAGGAAGGCGACTTGCTTCGGGTGGATTTGAGTCATCAATTGAAATATCGAATCAAAGGGTTTCCCCAAGATCTTTTTAGACCACTGGTGCTCGATGTTAGCAAGTACCCGCCCCGTATTTATCCCAATTCCTTGGATGGTCAAATGATCAGTGGAAATGCTGGTATCTTGGACGTTATCCTTCACCCGGATTTTGATAAAAACGCCCAACTATTTGTATCCTACGTTTCAGCTATCAACGAGACCTATGCTTTGAAGGTGATCAGGGCGATAGTCGTTAATGATTCTTTAAGCGATATAAAAACGATCCTAAATCCTGGTCCTTATGTTCCTGGCGTCTGGCACTTTGGGGGAGGACTTTGTATCCAAGACTCCTGTCTTTATATTACGGTTGGTGAAAGACTCTTTTTTGAGAACCTGAAAATAGGCTTGCCTATTGCACAGGATACTAAAGACGCTAGAGGTGCTATTTACAGGGTGTTGCTGGATGGAAGTATCCCCGCTGATAATCCGGAATTGGGTATCGGTGCCGTTCCGGGGATGTATGCCTTCGGTATCAGGGCAGCCCAGGGAATTACACCTAGACCTGGTACCCATGAGATTTGGTTTAGTGAACATGGTACCAATCAAGGGGATGAAATCAACTTATTGCAGCCTGGCGCCAACTATGGATGGCCTAATAAAACGACAGGCACCTGGCGCTCAGCAGACTATGTGCCTGATGCTTTACCGAATCCAACTTATACAGCCCCACAACACTATTGGTTACAAACGGTAGCACCGACAGGGCTAAGTTTTTATATCGGATCTGAATTTCCTTCCTGGCAAGGCAACCTACTCGTGCCTGGCTTATCACGTGGCAGTCTATGGCGGCTGGTATTAAATGGTCCTATTGTGGTGAGCGCTGAGGAGCTCTTCCTGGATGATCATGTAAGATTGCGTAAAGTCATTCAAAGCCCCGGTGGGCAGCTGTATATATTAACAGATGAAGACAATGGTAAATTAATTCAAATCAAAAATAAATCGCATGACAATTAG
- a CDS encoding AraC family transcriptional regulator yields the protein MEIGTQILFFFAGLGVFNGALLAMYFLFVIRPKRWLNILFGLLMLMLCIRIGKSLFHLFTDVDRIYRQIGLSACILIGPLLYSYVRRFLATVMVPRKSDWMHMLIPLIAIVVIGLIWPYETYPAIWDDYVVQGIYAVWIFYMIGTCRLVAPLVKKAVKKEGAVLDHWILLVVVCILLLCIAYNLAYYGFPYVSGPLLFSVVFYVLTGFLFSKKNRTIILQQEAAKYQNQKVSNTKANELLQRLTTIMQRQQPYLNPKIKLAAIAQAIDATPHEVSQVINDRLGVSFNQYINGFRISAACTLLEGSDHLTVEGIGQEVGFTSRSAFYTAFKLVMKQTPGQYKFQKSNKLV from the coding sequence ATGGAGATAGGCACTCAAATACTTTTCTTTTTTGCTGGCCTCGGAGTTTTTAATGGGGCACTGTTGGCCATGTATTTCTTATTTGTCATTCGACCAAAACGGTGGCTCAATATACTTTTTGGCCTCTTGATGTTGATGCTCTGTATAAGAATAGGGAAATCTTTATTTCACCTATTTACGGATGTGGATAGGATTTATCGTCAAATTGGTCTTTCGGCATGTATCTTGATTGGCCCTTTGCTGTATAGCTATGTTCGGCGGTTTTTAGCCACTGTCATGGTGCCGAGGAAGTCGGATTGGATGCATATGCTGATTCCGCTGATTGCTATTGTGGTCATTGGACTGATTTGGCCTTACGAGACCTATCCAGCCATTTGGGATGATTATGTCGTGCAGGGAATTTATGCCGTGTGGATTTTTTATATGATAGGTACCTGTCGACTGGTGGCCCCCTTGGTCAAAAAAGCCGTCAAAAAGGAAGGGGCCGTTCTTGACCATTGGATCTTGTTGGTGGTAGTGTGTATTCTGTTATTGTGTATTGCCTATAATTTGGCTTATTATGGCTTTCCTTATGTGTCTGGCCCCCTCCTGTTTTCTGTGGTATTTTATGTATTGACGGGATTTCTGTTTAGCAAGAAAAACCGTACCATCATCTTACAACAAGAAGCAGCTAAGTATCAAAATCAAAAAGTAAGTAATACCAAAGCGAATGAACTGTTACAACGCTTAACCACTATCATGCAGCGGCAACAACCTTATTTAAACCCTAAAATAAAGCTGGCAGCAATTGCCCAGGCTATCGATGCCACACCACATGAGGTCTCCCAGGTGATCAATGATCGGCTTGGCGTCTCCTTCAATCAATATATCAATGGATTCCGCATCAGCGCAGCCTGTACGCTATTAGAAGGAAGTGACCATTTGACGGTCGAAGGAATTGGGCAGGAGGTAGGCTTCACGTCGAGATCAGCCTTTTATACGGCTTTCAAATTGGTCATGAAGCAAACACCTGGGCAATACAAGTTTCAAAAGTCAAATAAACTTGTCTAA